In Pyrus communis chromosome 1, drPyrComm1.1, whole genome shotgun sequence, the following are encoded in one genomic region:
- the LOC137709930 gene encoding secreted RxLR effector protein 161-like, whose translation MYKSIVGSLLYLTVTRPDIMYAASLLAKYMHCPTNRHYGTAKRVLRYIKGTLDYGLEYVKGRKACLIGFCDSDWGGSLEDSKSTSGYVFSWASVKQNCVALSTAEAEYISASEATAQAIWLRFVLEDLGELQTVATPLHCDNTSAIAITKNSVFHQKTKHIDRRYHFIKDALHEGIIDLVYCPTEKQVADIFTKPLAKDRFNYLRDMLGVKSTQNLKGSVEL comes from the coding sequence ATGTATAAGAGCATTGTGGGAAGCCTTCTATATCTCACTGTTACAAGGCCGGATATAATGTATGCAGCTAGTTTATTGGCAAAATACATGCATTGTCCTACCAATAGACATTATGGAACTGCAAAGAGAGTACTAAGATACATCAAGGGAACTCTGGATTATGGCTTGGAGTAtgtgaaaggaagaaaagcttgtTTAATTGGCTTCTGTGATAGTGATTGGGGTGGTTCATTGGAAGACAGCAAAAGCACATCAGGATATGTGTTTTCCTGGGCTTCGGTCAAGCAAAACTGTGTTGCACTCTCAACtgcagaggctgaatatataaGTGCATCAGAAGCCACAGCTCAAGCAATATGGCTGAGGTTTGTTTTGGAAGATTTGGGAGAATTACAAACTGTAGCTACTCCTCTTCACTGTGACAACACATCTGCCATTGCTATCACAAAGAATTCTGTGTTCCATCAAAAGACTAAGCACATTGATAGAAGGTATCACTTTATTAAGGATGCACTGCATGAAGGAATCATTGATTTGGTGTATTGTCCCACTGAAAAGCAGGTAGCAGATATCTTCACAAAACCTTTGGCTAAGGATCGTTTCAACTATCTCAGGGATATGCTTGGTGTGAAATCAACTCAAaacttaaaggggagtgttgaattATAA
- the LOC137710134 gene encoding uncharacterized protein, which produces MAWDLLYGEYHGGDQVRSVKLQNLRREFEYASMRVDETLSGYLTRLNDLINQMKTFGEILSNERLVQKVLISLSKSYDLICLVIENTKFLETVELQEVVAILKSQEQRFDLHTVDVREHSLHSL; this is translated from the coding sequence ATGGCATGGGATTTGTTGTATGGAGAGTATCACGGTGGTGATCAAGTACGATCTGTGAAATTACAAAATCTGAGACGTGAATTTGAGTATGCTAGCATGCGTGTTGATGAAACTTTGTCTGGGTATCTTACTAGGCTAAATGATTTGATAAATCAGATGAAAACATTTGGGGAAATTTTGTCTAATGAAAGACTTGTGCAGAAAGTTCTGATTAGCCTTAGTAAATCATATGATCTCATATGTCTTGTCATTGAGAATACAAAATTTTTGGAGACTGTAGAATTGCAGGAGGTAGTTGCAATTTTAAAGAGTCAAGAACAACGGTTTGATTTGCATACGGTTGATGTGAGAGAGCATTCTCTTCACTCTCTGTGA
- the LOC137748444 gene encoding protein STRICTOSIDINE SYNTHASE-LIKE 5-like, which yields MHSPSPTQASDDTHPSPTRKTPWPSTFLIFSVLAPVTIALLIYQLDTLHPAPLPLHELNQRVASAPKRNSHMLKGSEFVGAGALVAPEDVAHDPKSGLIYTGCADGWVKRVTVKESAADSVVENWVFTCGRPLGLAHGADNEVYVADTEKGLLKIREDGTVELLTDEAEGIKFKIPNCVDVAQDGMLYFTDASYKHSLHELQSDLLGGRPYGRLLSYNPTTKETKVLVRNLYFVNGVAVSPDQNFVVFCETVMRRCRKYYLQGSKKGSAENFIDRLPGLPDNIRYDGEGHYWIALITDVTPYWDLVLRYPFIRKVLAIVKRYAGGRPRLHKNAGVFAVNLDGEPTAHYYDPELFLISSGIKIGKYLYCGSIVYPYIIRLDLDRHPAQATT from the exons ATGCACTCCCCTTCCCCGACCCAAGCCTCTGACGACACTCATCCCAGTCCCACAAGAAAAACACCATGGCCCTCAACTTTTCTCATTTTCTCAGTACTGGCTCCAGTAACAATAGCCCTACTAATTTACCAACTCGACACGCTCCACCCAGCTCCCCTGCCTCTTCACGAGTTGAACCAGCGAGTCGCGTCTGCTCCCAAACGTAATTCTCACATGCTCAAAGGGTCAGAGTTTGTGGGTGCCGGGGCTTTAGTGGCACCGGAAGACGTGGCTCATGATCCGAAGTCGGGTCTCATTTACACCGGCTGTGCTGACGGGTGGGTTAAGCGAGTCACGGTGAAGGAGTCGGCTGCTGACTCGGTAGTGGAGAACTGGGTTTTCACCTGCGGGAGACCGCTTGGACTTGCTCACGGCGCTGACAACGAGGTTTACGTAGCTGACACGGAAAAG GGGCTACTGAAGATAAGAGAGGATGGAACAGTGGAACTGCTGACAGATGAGGCCGAGGGCATAAAATTCAAGATACCTAATTGCGTGGATGTAGCACAAGACGGCATGCTTTACTTCACAGATGCTTCGTACAAACACAGCTTGCATGAGTTACAATCCGACCTTTTAGGGGGCAGACCTTACGGTAGACTTCTGAGCTACAATCCGACGACCAAAGAGACCAAAGTGCTCGTCCGCAACCTCTACTTTGTTAACGGAGTTGCAGTCTCTCCGGATCAAAACTTCGTCGTCTTCTGCGAAACTGTCAT GAGAAGGTGTAGAAAATATTACCTGCAAGGCAGTAAAAAAGGGAGTGCAGAAAATTTTATCGACCGTTTGCCGGGCTTGCCTGATAATATCAGATATGATGGAGAAGGCCACTACTGGATTGCATTGATCACG GACGTTACACCGTACTGGGATCTAGTACTTCGATATCCTTTTATTCGGAAAGTCCTAGCCATTGTGAAGCGATATGCAGGAGGCAGGCCACGTTTGCACAAGAATGCTGGCGTATTTGCTGTGAATTTGGATGGGGAGCCAACTGCTCACTACTATGATCCTGAGTTGTTTCTCATTTCAAGTGGGATCAAGATTGGAAAGTACCTCTACTGCGGTTCCATCGTCTATCCCTACATTATTCGCCTTGATCTGGATCGACATCCTGCACAAGCCACTACATGA